DNA from Leptospira terpstrae serovar Hualin str. LT 11-33 = ATCC 700639:
CCAAGTCAAACCAAGTTCTGGGGAGACAAATACTTATACTGCCGATTTTTTTATCTTAGCTGTGGGTGCTAAAAACAAAGCCCTCCCTTTTTTACCTTTTGACGGTAAACGTGTGTTATCTGCTAGAGATGCTATGATTGAACCAAAAGTAATTCCGAACCTGGCTATCATTGGAGCCGGTGCGATTGGTGTAGAGTTTGCCGATTTTTATGCAAGTATGGGGTCTAAAGTTTCCATCATTGAATTCCAAGACCATCTACTCCCCAATGAAGATGTAGAAATTTCTGGAGTGTTGGAACGAAGTTTTAAAAAACGAGGGATTGAGCAGTATTTAAGTTTTGGTGTGGAAACGGCCGTAGTTTCCGATTCTGGTGTGGAACTCACCTTACAAGATCGAAAATCTGGTAAAAAAGAAAAATTAAACTTTGATAAAGTGATCGTCGGTGTAGGAATTACACCGAATACTCAGGCTATTGGTTTGGATGAAATTGGAATCAAACTTAAAAATGGATTTGTAGACTTTGTGGGGAACTACCGTTCCACTTTGGATCATATCTATGCCATTGGGGATTGTATTCCTACACCTTCGCTTGCCCATGTGGCCAGTGCCGAAGGAATCCGAGCTGCAGAAGATATTTCCTTTCGTTTAGGCAACCCTCACCATTTACAGATTGTTAGACTGAACTATTCTTACATCCCTGGCTGTACGTATTGCCATCCTGAAGTGGCCAGTGTGGGCCTTACGGAAGAAAAAGCAAAGGCAATGGGATATGAAATCACCGTTGGTAAATTTCCGTTCACTGCCAGTGGCCGGGCCCAAGCCCAAGGGGACACAACAGGAATGGTAAAAATTGTTTCTGATAAAAAACATGGAGAAATTTTAGGAGCCCATATCATTGGAAGTGGCGCCACAGAAATGATCGCCGAGCTGACGCTAGGTGCTAATATGGAAATTACGGTAAGGGAACTTGCCAACACTATCCATGCCCATCCTACGTTATCGGAAGGGATTATGGAAAGTGCGGCAGCGGTACTCGGAGAGGCGATTAATATATAAGGAGAGGGAAGTTGAATGGAACGATCGTTAATTCGGATAGTATTCATCTTCTTTCTATTGAGTCTGGATTTATTTTCAGAAAAACAAGTCATGAAAGACCAAATTGATTTTTCTAAAGAAAAACCTGTGCATCCATTCTATGATAAGTTTGGTCAAAATGGAAATTTGAATTGCAAAGAGAAACAACAGTGTATGACAAACTGTACAGGACCGGTGTTTGGATTTTCAAACAAGTACCGCAATGCGGAATCGGCTCGGCAAGGTTGTGTTGCAGAGTGCAATCAAATCCTTTGTTTGCAAGAAGAGAAAAAGTAATACCCCGCGCCAGCGATTGCAGCGGAAATCCTTTCCGTAGGAAAGATTGGAGCGTAAAGCGCGATCGGGTTAATCGTCGATTCCCTTTCACCTAACGAATCCGAGGCGCCCCTTTCTTCTATCTTCCAAAAGTGTATCTTAATTTTCTTTTATCTCCAAACAACGGCGAATCCAATCCCAAGTTTCCATTGGTCTTTCAAAGGGAAAAAAATGAGTGAACCCAGGGAAGATGGTGACATCGGATTTGGGATGCACTTTTGTGAGGAGGTTGGCATACTTTGGGCTACAGACTTCAAATTTTTCTGGGATCGCGATATGGTTTTCCGTTTTGATTCCATAAAAGTTTTTGAAGACATGGAAGTGGGCATGTCCAAAGATTCTTGCTTCCACCCTTGGGTCACAACAAAGTTTGACTTCTGCTTCGTGGCCTGTACTGATAAAACAAGAGTTTAAATAATCTTCGAAGATGGATGGTTCGAAGTTGGCAAAGGCAGGGAATTTTCGAAAGGACCGCCTAACAAGTTCAATCGATTTAAAATGAGTCCTTCTTTTTTTGGCTCCTTTTGCGAGTGGGTTTTCCAAAAATTTAGAAAGAAGGATCAACTTCCAACCAAGGATCACTGGATCCATTGCCAGAACTTTTTCAAAACGCCATGGCTCTTTCGCCGCAGCAAGGAGAGAAGAGGCTCCACCAAGGGAATGACCAATGATATTTGTCTTATGAATGGATTCATGATCGAGGAGTGCTAAGATCTGGTCTCGAAACACATTCCAATTATGAAATTGTAAACTGAACTCAGAACGACCATGTCCTAAAAAATCGGGTGCAATGATTCGGAAGTGTTTTGATAATAAATTAAAATAATTATGATAACAGCCGGCACTATAGCCATTGGCATGACAGAAAACGAGAACAGGACCCGGAGTTTCCGAATCTAAATAGGCACATTCCCAGTTTCTGAACCGAAAGGATTTTTGTTTCATTTTTCTATTTGACCCTTCCCGATTTAGATCGGATTTTGTCTCTATCCCATGCAATTCCAGGTCATCCTCTTCTTCTGTATAGCCGTATTCTTCAATGCATTGGCTAATATTTTAATCAAATCCTCTTCCTTACAAGACCAAACAAAAACTTTGTCAGGTGGTCTTTGGGATACAATCTTTACTGTATTTAATCCTTACTTTATTGGTGGGCTTGCGAGTTTCGGTTTGGCACTCCTTGGATATCGTTATGTACTCGGGAAAGGATTAAAACTTTCACTCGCCTATCCTGTGTTTACTTCTAGTGGTTTTATCATTGTTTTGATTGCCTCTTCTCTCTTTTTTAAAGAAAGATTGAACTTAACGCAGTGGTTGGGAATTGCATTTATCCTCATAGGCGTTTGGCTTACCGCCTTGCAAATGTTTGATGTCAAATCGTAAATCTTGAAATCAAAATCTGTTTTTATAAAACTTAAAACATTACTTTTTCTAATTTCTTTTCTTTTCTTTTTTCATTGTAAAAAAACAGATTCCAACACAGGTGAGGAATCTGTTTCACCAAACATTCAAAAGCGCCCTAATGTCCTTTGGATTGTGATAGATTCTTTAAGGGGAGATATCATCGGTCGGTATGGTGTCACACCTAACTTAGATTTGTTTCAAAAAAATGCAGTCCACTTCCAATACCATTTGGTCAATGCTGCCTGGACAAGGCCATCCACACTTGTGTTTTTTACTGGAAAGTATGCTTCGGCTAATCCTGTGAATTTTTGGGATTACCCCACAACCAAGTCAGAGGTAGAAGCATTT
Protein-coding regions in this window:
- the lpdA gene encoding dihydrolipoyl dehydrogenase — encoded protein: MSSPNHFQVIVIGGGPGGYVAAIRAAQLGLQTCVVEREKLGGVCLNWGCIPTKALLESAHVLEHLKQAASFGLSCDNIKADFDAVIKRSRSVADQMAKGVEFLMKKNKITVISGEASFQNSKTIQVKPSSGETNTYTADFFILAVGAKNKALPFLPFDGKRVLSARDAMIEPKVIPNLAIIGAGAIGVEFADFYASMGSKVSIIEFQDHLLPNEDVEISGVLERSFKKRGIEQYLSFGVETAVVSDSGVELTLQDRKSGKKEKLNFDKVIVGVGITPNTQAIGLDEIGIKLKNGFVDFVGNYRSTLDHIYAIGDCIPTPSLAHVASAEGIRAAEDISFRLGNPHHLQIVRLNYSYIPGCTYCHPEVASVGLTEEKAKAMGYEITVGKFPFTASGRAQAQGDTTGMVKIVSDKKHGEILGAHIIGSGATEMIAELTLGANMEITVRELANTIHAHPTLSEGIMESAAAVLGEAINI
- a CDS encoding alpha/beta fold hydrolase; the encoded protein is MHGIETKSDLNREGSNRKMKQKSFRFRNWECAYLDSETPGPVLVFCHANGYSAGCYHNYFNLLSKHFRIIAPDFLGHGRSEFSLQFHNWNVFRDQILALLDHESIHKTNIIGHSLGGASSLLAAAKEPWRFEKVLAMDPVILGWKLILLSKFLENPLAKGAKKRRTHFKSIELVRRSFRKFPAFANFEPSIFEDYLNSCFISTGHEAEVKLCCDPRVEARIFGHAHFHVFKNFYGIKTENHIAIPEKFEVCSPKYANLLTKVHPKSDVTIFPGFTHFFPFERPMETWDWIRRCLEIKEN
- a CDS encoding DMT family transporter, with protein sequence MQFQVILFFCIAVFFNALANILIKSSSLQDQTKTLSGGLWDTIFTVFNPYFIGGLASFGLALLGYRYVLGKGLKLSLAYPVFTSSGFIIVLIASSLFFKERLNLTQWLGIAFILIGVWLTALQMFDVKS